A segment of the Lelliottia amnigena genome:
GTTCCAGCCCCCCGCGGAACCGACCTACCGCTCCAACGTTAACGTTAAACATACGTTTGATAACTTTGTAGAAGGTAAATCGAACCAGCTGGCGCGTGCTGCGGCCCGTCAGGTTGCGGACAACCCAGGCGGCGCCTATAACCCACTGTTCCTTTATGGCGGCACTGGCTTAGGTAAAACGCACTTGCTGCATGCGGTGGGCAACGGCATTGTGGCGCGCAAGCCCAACGCAAAAGTAGTGTATATGCACTCCGAGCGCTTCGTTCAGGACATGGTAAAAGCCCTGCAAAACAACGCGATCGAAGAGTTTAAACGCTACTACCGCTCCGTCGATGCGCTGTTGATCGATGACATTCAATTCTTTGCCAATAAAGAACGATCCCAGGAAGAGTTTTTCCACACCTTCAACGCATTGCTTGAAGGCAATCAGCAGATCATTTTGACCTCGGATCGTTACCCAAAAGAGATCAACGGCGTTGAAGATCGTCTAAAATCTCGTTTTGGTTGGGGTCTGACCGTGGCGATCGAGCCGCCGGAGCTGGAAACCCGCGTTGCGATCCTGATGAAAAAAGCGGACGAAAACGACATTCGCCTGCCGGGTGAAGTGGCGTTCTTTATTGCTAAGCGACTGCGTTCCAACGTTCGTGAGCTGGAAGGCGCGCTGAATCGTGTGATTGCCAACGCCAATTTTACGGGCCGCGCGATTACCATTGATTTCGTGCGTGAAGCGCTACGCGATCTGCTGGCGCTTCAGGAAAAACTGGTTACCATCGACAATATCCAGAAGACGGTGGCCGAGTATTACAAAATCAAAATTGCCGACTTGCTGTCCAAGCGTCGTTCTCGCTCGGTAGCGCGTCCGCGTCAGATGGCGATGGCACTGGCAAAAGAGCTGACCAACCACAGTCTGCCGGAAATTGGCGACGCGTTTGGTGGCCGTGACCATACGACCGTCCTTCATGCCTGCCGTAAGATTGAGCAGTTACGTGAAGAAAGCCATGACATAAAAGAAGATTTTTCCAATTTAATCAGAACCCTATCATCGTGACGCTATGAAATTTACCGTTGAACGTGAACATTTATTAAAACCGCTGCAACAGGTGAGTGGCCCATTAGGTGGCCGCCCGACGCTGCCTATTCTTGGCAATCTGCTATTGCAGGTCGCTGACGGCACGCTGTCGCTGACGGGAACCGATCTTGAAATGGAAATGGTTGCTCGTGTGACGCTGTCTCAGCCACATGATGCAGGCGCAACGACTGTCCCGGCGCGTAAATTCTTTGATATTTGCCGTGGATTGCCAGAGGGCGCGGAAATTGCTGTGCAGCTGGAAGGCGACCGTATTCTGGTGCGTTCTGGCCGCAGTCGTTTCTCACTCTCAACGCTGCCTGCGATTGATTTTCCGAACCTCGACGACTGGCAAAGTGAAGTTGAATTCACCCTGCCGCAGGCGACGATGAAACGTCTGATTGAAGCCACCCAGTTTTCGATGGCGCATCAGGACGTTCGTTACTATTTAAACGGCATGCTGTTCGAAACCGAAGGTGAAGAACTCCGTACCGTGGCGACCGACGGCCACCGTCTGGCGGTCTGCTCGATGCCCATTGGCGTGACGTTGCCCAGCCATTCGGTGATCGTCCCGCGTAAAGGCGTGATTGAGCTGATGCGTATGCTCGACGGCGGCGAAAACCCGCTGCGCGTGCAAATTGGTAGCAATAATATTCGCGCACACGTTGGCGATTTTATCTTTACGTCCAAGCTGGTTGATGGTCGTTTCCCTGATTATCGCCGCGTTTTGCCGAAGAATCCGGACAAAACGCTGGAGGCGGGCTGCGATATCCTTAAACAGGCCTTTGCCCGTGCAGCGATCCTCTCAAACGAGAAATTCCGCGGCGTGCGTCTGTACGTGAGTGAAAACCAGATCAAAATCACCGCGAATAACCCGGAGCAGGAAGAGGCAGAAGAGATTCTGGACGTCACCTACGCCGGGACTGAAATGGAAATCGGCTTCAACGTCAGCTACGTGCTGGATGTACTGAATGCGCTGAAATGCGAGAACGTTCGTATTCTGCTGACCGATTCGGTTTCAAGCGTGCAGATTGAAGATGCGGCCTCACAAAGCGCAGCCTACGTCGTCATGCCAATGCGCCTCTAGTGGAAAATATCGGGCTATCTTACTTGCCATTTTCAACCTGGGCTGTACTCGCCCCTGTCGCGTACTCCGTGTACGCTCCAGGGTCTGCGCGCAGTCCGCGTTGAAACTGGCTGCGCCGATTACGCCCTGGATCTATGGATCAATGTACTGATATATGTCACTGACGCGCCTGCTCATCAAAGACTTCCGCAATATCGAAAATGCGGATCTCGCTTTATCTCCCGGCTTTAATTTCCTGGTCGGCGCTAACGGCAGCGGGAAAACCAGCGTGCTGGAAGCGATCTACACGCTGGGTCATGGCCGCGCCTTTCGCAGCTTGCAGGTGGGGCGCGTCATCCGTCATGAACAGGAATCGTTTATTCTGCAC
Coding sequences within it:
- the dnaA gene encoding chromosomal replication initiator protein DnaA, giving the protein MLHAVGNGIVARKPNAKVVYMHSERFVQDMVKALQNNAIEEFKRYYRSVDALLIDDIQFFANKERSQEEFFHTFNALLEGNQQIILTSDRYPKEINGVEDRLKSRFGWGLTVAIEPPELETRVAILMKKADENDIRLPGEVAFFIAKRLRSNVRELEGALNRVIANANFTGRAITIDFVREALRDLLALQEKLVTIDNIQKTVAEYYKIKIADLLSKRRSRSVARPRQMAMALAKELTNHSLPEIGDAFGGRDHTTVLHACRKIEQLREESHDIKEDFSNLIRTLSS
- the dnaN gene encoding DNA polymerase III subunit beta; protein product: MKFTVEREHLLKPLQQVSGPLGGRPTLPILGNLLLQVADGTLSLTGTDLEMEMVARVTLSQPHDAGATTVPARKFFDICRGLPEGAEIAVQLEGDRILVRSGRSRFSLSTLPAIDFPNLDDWQSEVEFTLPQATMKRLIEATQFSMAHQDVRYYLNGMLFETEGEELRTVATDGHRLAVCSMPIGVTLPSHSVIVPRKGVIELMRMLDGGENPLRVQIGSNNIRAHVGDFIFTSKLVDGRFPDYRRVLPKNPDKTLEAGCDILKQAFARAAILSNEKFRGVRLYVSENQIKITANNPEQEEAEEILDVTYAGTEMEIGFNVSYVLDVLNALKCENVRILLTDSVSSVQIEDAASQSAAYVVMPMRL